A DNA window from Ostrea edulis chromosome 5, xbOstEdul1.1, whole genome shotgun sequence contains the following coding sequences:
- the LOC125651786 gene encoding zinc finger protein 532-like isoform X1, whose amino-acid sequence MSSFNQLEEASLLLGLQTEKILPSQTKMVQLQTMPRRHGDDVADLKHGKQENGTMCSGSMSADPDSEDNVGLNSTPNNTLDEAPEDKHKQLNTPALSEITHRRAKDQSTDEDMMVDPEERNDHQPKSQLEKKGGCDENASVVMETMQMPQSEQESETQITESNSVEMCEEPKNSAAEICASELPDPSDTDTQVSEEDQLSHSPDTCSQENSFDNGMDRCKSSPGVISFENMDSTEESDQHEAMKGTDVCLSEQIEVDGNHDELENLEMSQGGSTEKVVSESISKENESSPQLQRMRSVAFGEEESLNESIDEDSDGRLFIDTEIESGDADDEDLSRRGEKQYTDSPLAARKLPGQQIRESPLAAEKIPSQQVTESPLAAEKIPSQQVTESPLAAEKIPSQQVTESPLAAEKIPSQQVTESPLAAEKIPSQQITESPLAAEKIPSKLNRKTPLEAEILPSQQIRERPLAVEKIQSLQKDIPGSVSTEHSGMEVLTTENSGMLISDKDAMLQSVSQNSSRSEPSRTTGSQMEVSETSDTEITDGGPTITTTRTPMGAVIKVEQIDEGYSDSQTGDILDILHKSKRASTQGTEQQKRKLDDMNDKDAVQPLSFNAKDIAKRVKKEPVDIFESPKSNCSMNVSPVTGFLPGSSFRPRGPTTGVVSNSLLQLSKQVDSITTQQNQQTAPSLCAVSSAAHLQPPSPLLRHQLNSGIRFPPRVSRISIPFVRAQRPAITQSEPRMRPSISRALSNSSTTVSNAGRATQGQSVMLTPQTKTVPSLMNSTSTFRYRLVPHAGGQSLVTVPSVTKPATTVSSASSSKVPSTPSNEAMSSCSINIDTVGMQTITELIARKNPLPNYKITPAPSEIKVNNSVFTCYECGDTFRFSTSLETHRGRCSMKITYKCEECKSMKIFFNKCQFLSHLRGHLNIEKTQAVPIHIKSDSISIEPLSKSHQQVFFQKFSVSKKTNNQKASRRCAECGTTCSQAEFEKHFLGDKKAIGGLAGGKWRCVHCKLYFPSICAQRAHARLHKEEELDKKFTCPECGIDQSGLMVGDQQFDNYEEKLSFHVINVCFHLDKTDVIVCSKCSAEFTSMKEFRHHYFKKLEQYFKCNVCPMAFRQQESFTKHLNSQHSDHEIVSLSPAKKKMDVFKVIYRCHVCDSLIDDRFVLDNHLQQHATVTKSVYKCKECSRTFQKGEEMSNHFKAEHADKTKLKLCKKCNKTFETWKELLSHTLKDVHATPPDNSFHYCGTCGFFYDPTEAEGGHICMSQKTGKLVVNKFLSGCRICNERKFYNATALRIHLQAHQDRGYLVCKYCQSGGFSSKEEMKIHESICNDGKSHIKPNILRHKKSAASSSSKDVKKMVNDVKPVNPQLSFPCMDCDEQFTSKADLGNHQKEAHSNLYPCHLCGLTYESQQSLRKHLRVTHEGKTHVYPCVICRKRGIRRIFTNVLVLEKHLATKHRVSKNQMSSSIVNEFAAENEILNPPPKSIKSPSESTELIKEIDSPVKRLHIEGDQVFNCAKCRFRCENRTGFLDHLKVHKIDNSVQCLECGLCFAIIPSLKKHLFMVHKVKDFEEYCQKEGIRIKDEIVEEELEETSYTSLAEESDPEDHDRDPLECRVCYRVFEDDNKLRSHMRSHGMAFIRNKRRERAVQRSRQSASTSSVKSETASENSNASSSDAK is encoded by the exons ATG TCATCCTTTAACCAGTTAGAAGAAGCTTCACTTCTCCTTGGACTGCAGACTGAAAAAATTCTACCTTCACAGACCAAAATGGTACAACTTCAAACCATGCCCCGTAGACAT GGAGACGATGTTGCTGATCTTAAACATGGAAAACAGGAGAATGGTACAATGTGTAGTGGGTCTATGTCTGCAGATCCTGACAGTGAAGACAATGTAGGACTTAATTCTACCCCAAACAACACTCTGGATGAAGCGCCGGAGGACAAGCACAAACAGTTAAACACACCAGCTTTATCAGAAATCACCCACAGAAGGGCAAAAGACCAGTCAACAGATGAAGACATGATGGTGGACCCAGAGGAGCGCAATGATCACCAACCAAAATCTCAGCTGGAGAAAAAAGGTGGATGTGATGAGAATGCCAGTGTAGTTATGGAAACTATGCAAATGCCTCAGTCAGAACAGGAGAGTGAGACCCAGATTACAGAAAGTAATTCAGTGGAGATGTGTGAAGAACCTAAAAATAGCGCTGCTGAAATCTGTGCATCAGAATTACCTGATCCATCAGACACTGATACACAGGTATCAGAGGAAGATCAGCTGTCTCACTCTCCTGACACATGCTCTCAAGAAAACTCTTTTGATAATGGGATGGATAGGTGTAAAAGTTCTCCCGGtgtcatttcatttgaaaacatggACAGTACAGAGGAATCTGACCAACATGAAGCCATGAAAGGCACTGACGTATGTTTGTCTGAACAGATAGAAGTGGACGGAAATCATGATGAGTTAGAAAATCTGGAAATGTCACAAGGTGGCAGCACTGAAAAAGTAGTATCAGAGAGCATCAGCAAGGAAAATGAAAGTTCTCCTCAGCTGCAGAGAATGAGATCTGTGGCATTTGGTGAGGAAGAAAGTCTGAATGAAAGCATTGATGAGGACAGTGATGGAAGGCTATTCATAGATACAGAGATAGAGTCAGGGGATGCAGATGATGAAGATTTGTCCAGAAGGGGGGAAAAACAGTATACTGATTCTCCACTAGCGGCAAGAAAGTTACCAGGTCAACAGATCAGAGAATCTCCACTGGCGGCTGAAAAAATACCAAGTCAACAGGTCACAGAATCTCCACTGGCGGCTGAAAAAATACCAAGTCAACAGGTCACAGAATCTCCACTGGCGGCTGAAAAAATACCAAGTCAACAGGTCACAGAATCTCCACTGGCGGCTGAAAAAATACCAAGTCAACAGGTCACAGAATCTCCACTGGCGGCTGAAAAAATACCAAGTCAACAGATCACAGAATCTCCACTGGCGGCTGAAAAAATACCAAGTAAACTGAACAGAAAAACTCCACTGGAAGCCGAAATTTTACCAAGTCAACAGATCAGAGAGCGTCCACTGGCAGTAGAAAAAATACaaagtttacagaaagacaTCCCAGGGTCAGTGTCTACAGAGCATTCCGGAATGGAGGTATTAACTACAGAAAATTCTGGCATGTTAATTTCAGACAAAGATGCGATGTTACAAAGTGTGAGTCAGAATTCAAGCAGATCTGAACCATCGAGAACAACAGGGAGCCAGATGGAGGTGAGTGAAACCAGTGATACAGAGATAACTGATGGAGGCCCTACAATCACCACCACGCGGACTCCAATGGGAGCTGTCATCAAAGTCGAGCAGATTGATGAGGGATATAGTGATTCACAGACAGGAGATATTCTTGATATACTTCATAAATCTAAAAGAGCATCCACTCAGGGCACTGAACAACAGAAGCGTAAACTTGATGATATGAATGATAAAGATGCTGTGCAGCCATTGTCCTTTAATGCAAAAGACATTGCAAAAAGAGTGAAAAAAGAACCAGTAGATATTTTTGAATCCCCGAAGTCAAATTGTTCTATGAATGTTTCACCTGTAACAGGTTTTTTACCAGGCTCATCGTTCAGGCCCCGGGGACCTACAACAGGGGTCGTCAGCAATAGTTTGCTTCAACTCAGTAAACAGGTAGACAGCATCACAACACAACAAAACCAACAGACAGCTCCATCTTTATGTGCTGTCAGTTCCGCTGCTCATCTTCAACCACCATCCCCTCTTTTGCGTCATCAGCTGAACTCAGGGATAAGATTTCCACCAAGGGTTTCTCGTATATCTATTCCTTTTGTAAGGGCACAGAGGCCAGCAATTACACAGTCTGAACCTAGGATGAGGCCGTCCATTTCCCGAGCACTAAGCAACTCCTCAACAACTGTAAGCAATGCAGGGAGAGCAACACAGGGTCAGTCAGTCATGCTCACCCCACAGACTAAAACAGTGCCTTCTCTGATGAACTCCACATCCACTTTCAGATACAGACTTGTTCCACATGCTGGAGGTCAGAGTTTAGTGACTGTACCCAGTGTTACCAAACCAGCAACCACTGTTTCTTCTGCAAGTAGTAGTAAGGTTCCATCCACTCCCTCGAATGAAGCCATGTCTTCATGTTCTATCAACATTGACACAGTGGGAATGCAGACCATTACAGAACTGATTGCACGGAAAAATCCATTGCCAAACTACAAAATTACACCAGCTCCATCAGAAATAAAAGTTAATAATTCTGTGTTTACATGCTATGAGTGTGGAGATACATTTCGATTTTCCACAAGCTTGGAGACCCATCGTGGAAGATGCAGCATGAAAATAACTTACAAATGTGAGGAATGCAaaagtatgaaaatattttttaacaaatgtcAGTTTTTAAGTCATTTGAGAGGTCATTTGAACATCGAAAAAACACAGGCGGTCCCAATTCACATCAAATCAGATTCAATCTCTATTGAGCCATTGTCTAAATCTCACCAGCAAGTGTTCTTTCAGAAGTTCTCAGTTTCCAAAAAGACAAATAACCAAAAAGCCAGTAggagatgtgcagagtgtggAACTACCTGTAGTCAAGCagaatttgaaaaacatttccTTGGAGACAAAAAGGCAATTGGAGGTTTAGCTGGTGGAAAATGGAGATGTGTTCATTGCAAACTTTATTTTCCCTCCATTTGTGCACAGAGGGCTCATGCTAGGTTACACAAGGAGGAAGAGCTGGACAAAAAGTTCACTTGTCCCGAGTGTGGGATTGACCAATCAGGACTTATGGTTGGAGACCAGCAGTTTGATAATTATGAGGAAAAGCTTAGTTTTCATGTCATTAATGTGTGCTTTCATTTGGATAAAACTGATGTCATAGTTTGTTCAAAGTGTAGTGCAGAGTTCACCAGTATGAAAGAATTCAGACATCATTACTTTAAAAAGTTAgaacaatatttcaaatgtaaTGTTTGCCCTATGGCATTCAGGCAGCAAGAGTCATTCACAAAACACTTAAACTCACAGCACAGTGATCATGAGATTGTGAGTTTGTCTCCTGCTAAGAAAAAGATGGATGTCTTCAAAGTGATTTACAGATGCCATGTTTGTGACAGTTTGATAGATGATAGATTTGTATTGGACAATCATTTACAACAGCATGCCACAGTTACCAAATCTGTCTACAAATGCAAGGAATGTTCAAGAACTTTTCAAAAGGGAGAAGAGATGTCAAATCATTTCAAGGCAGAGCATGCTGACAAGACAAAACTAAAGCTGTGCAAAAAATGTAACAAAACTTTTGAAACTTGGAAAGAGTTACTTAGTCACACATTAAAGGACGTCCATGCCACCCCACCTGATAATTCCTTCCATTATTGTGGAACCTGTGGATTTTTCTATGATCCAACAGAAGCTGAGGGAGGACATATTTGTATGAGTCAGAAGACCGGGAAACTGGTTGTCAACAAGTTCCTAAGTGGATGTCGAATCTGCAATGAGCGAAAATTTTATAATGCTACTGCATTGAGGATTCATCTGCAAGCGCACCAAGATAGGGGATACCTGGTGTGTAAGTATTGCCAAAGCGGTGGATTTTCTTCTAAAGAggaaatgaaaattcatgaaagCATCTGCAATGATGGAAAATCCCATATTAAACCAAATATTTTGAGACACAAGAAAAGTGCGGCTTCCTCCTCTTCTAAAGATGTCAAGAAAATGGTAAATGATGTGAAGCCAGTGAATCCTCAGCTATCCTTCCCTTGTATGGATTGTGATGAACAATTCACCTCCAAGGCTGACCTTGGTAATCATCAGAAAGAGGCGCATAGTAATCTGTACCCGTGTCATCTCTGTGGCTTGACATATGAATCTCAGCAGAGTTTACGCAAGCATCTTCGGGTGACCCATGAAGGTAAGACCCATGTGTATCCCTGTGTAATCTGCAGGAAGAGGGGTATAAGGAGGATCTTCACAAATGTTTTAGTTCTGGAGAAACACTTAGCTACCAAACACAGAGTTAGTAAGAATCAGATGAGTTCTAGCATTGTGAATGAGTTTGCGgcagaaaatgaaattttgaatccACCACCTAAATCAATAAAATCCCCATCAGAGTCAACAGAGTTAATTAAAGAAATAGATTCGCCAGTCAAACGTTTACATATAGAAGGAGACCAAGTCTTCAACTGTGCAAAATGTAGATTTAGATGCGAGAACAGAACGGGGTTCCTTGATCATCTGAAGGTCCATAAGATAGACAATTCCGTTCAGTGTTTGGAATGCGGACTATGCTTTGCCATTATTCCCTCGCTTAAAAAACATCTGTTCATGGTTCATAAAGTGAAGGACTTTGAGGAATACTGCCAGAAGGAGGGGATCCGAATAAAGGATGAAATTGTAGAGGAGGAGCTGGAGGAGACGTCCTACACAAGCCTGGCAGAGGAGTCGGACCCCGAGGACCACGATCGAGACCCATTGGAGTGCCGAGTCTGTTATCGGGTTTTTGAAGATGACAACAAGCTGCGCTCTCACATGAGAAGTCATGGAATGGCTTTTATCAGAAACAAGAGGAGGGAGAGAGCTGTGCAGAGGTCCAGGCAGTCGGCATCAACCTCCAGTGTGAAAAGTGAAACTGCAAGTGAAAATAGCAATGCTTCATCCTCAGATGCAAAGTGA
- the LOC125651786 gene encoding zinc finger protein 532-like isoform X5, whose protein sequence is MSSFNQLEEASLLLGLQTEKILPSQTKMGDDVADLKHGKQENGTMCSGSMSADPDSEDNVGLNSTPNNTLDEAPEDKHKQLNTPALSEITHRRAKDQSTDEDMMVDPEERNDHQPKSQLEKKGGCDENASVVMETMQMPQSEQESETQITESNSVEMCEEPKNSAAEICASELPDPSDTDTQVSEEDQLSHSPDTCSQENSFDNGMDRCKSSPGVISFENMDSTEESDQHEAMKGTDVCLSEQIEVDGNHDELENLEMSQGGSTEKVVSESISKENESSPQLQRMRSVAFGEEESLNESIDEDSDGRLFIDTEIESGDADDEDLSRRGEKQYTDSPLAARKLPGQQIRESPLAAEKIPSQQVTESPLAAEKIPSQQVTESPLAAEKIPSQQITESPLAAEKIPSKLNRKTPLEAEILPSQQIRERPLAVEKIQSLQKDIPGSVSTEHSGMEVLTTENSGMLISDKDAMLQSVSQNSSRSEPSRTTGSQMEVSETSDTEITDGGPTITTTRTPMGAVIKVEQIDEGYSDSQTGDILDILHKSKRASTQGTEQQKRKLDDMNDKDAVQPLSFNAKDIAKRVKKEPVDIFESPKSNCSMNVSPVTGFLPGSSFRPRGPTTGVVSNSLLQLSKQVDSITTQQNQQTAPSLCAVSSAAHLQPPSPLLRHQLNSGIRFPPRVSRISIPFVRAQRPAITQSEPRMRPSISRALSNSSTTVSNAGRATQGQSVMLTPQTKTVPSLMNSTSTFRYRLVPHAGGQSLVTVPSVTKPATTVSSASSSKVPSTPSNEAMSSCSINIDTVGMQTITELIARKNPLPNYKITPAPSEIKVNNSVFTCYECGDTFRFSTSLETHRGRCSMKITYKCEECKSMKIFFNKCQFLSHLRGHLNIEKTQAVPIHIKSDSISIEPLSKSHQQVFFQKFSVSKKTNNQKASRRCAECGTTCSQAEFEKHFLGDKKAIGGLAGGKWRCVHCKLYFPSICAQRAHARLHKEEELDKKFTCPECGIDQSGLMVGDQQFDNYEEKLSFHVINVCFHLDKTDVIVCSKCSAEFTSMKEFRHHYFKKLEQYFKCNVCPMAFRQQESFTKHLNSQHSDHEIVSLSPAKKKMDVFKVIYRCHVCDSLIDDRFVLDNHLQQHATVTKSVYKCKECSRTFQKGEEMSNHFKAEHADKTKLKLCKKCNKTFETWKELLSHTLKDVHATPPDNSFHYCGTCGFFYDPTEAEGGHICMSQKTGKLVVNKFLSGCRICNERKFYNATALRIHLQAHQDRGYLVCKYCQSGGFSSKEEMKIHESICNDGKSHIKPNILRHKKSAASSSSKDVKKMVNDVKPVNPQLSFPCMDCDEQFTSKADLGNHQKEAHSNLYPCHLCGLTYESQQSLRKHLRVTHEGKTHVYPCVICRKRGIRRIFTNVLVLEKHLATKHRVSKNQMSSSIVNEFAAENEILNPPPKSIKSPSESTELIKEIDSPVKRLHIEGDQVFNCAKCRFRCENRTGFLDHLKVHKIDNSVQCLECGLCFAIIPSLKKHLFMVHKVKDFEEYCQKEGIRIKDEIVEEELEETSYTSLAEESDPEDHDRDPLECRVCYRVFEDDNKLRSHMRSHGMAFIRNKRRERAVQRSRQSASTSSVKSETASENSNASSSDAK, encoded by the exons ATG TCATCCTTTAACCAGTTAGAAGAAGCTTCACTTCTCCTTGGACTGCAGACTGAAAAAATTCTACCTTCACAGACCAAAATG GGAGACGATGTTGCTGATCTTAAACATGGAAAACAGGAGAATGGTACAATGTGTAGTGGGTCTATGTCTGCAGATCCTGACAGTGAAGACAATGTAGGACTTAATTCTACCCCAAACAACACTCTGGATGAAGCGCCGGAGGACAAGCACAAACAGTTAAACACACCAGCTTTATCAGAAATCACCCACAGAAGGGCAAAAGACCAGTCAACAGATGAAGACATGATGGTGGACCCAGAGGAGCGCAATGATCACCAACCAAAATCTCAGCTGGAGAAAAAAGGTGGATGTGATGAGAATGCCAGTGTAGTTATGGAAACTATGCAAATGCCTCAGTCAGAACAGGAGAGTGAGACCCAGATTACAGAAAGTAATTCAGTGGAGATGTGTGAAGAACCTAAAAATAGCGCTGCTGAAATCTGTGCATCAGAATTACCTGATCCATCAGACACTGATACACAGGTATCAGAGGAAGATCAGCTGTCTCACTCTCCTGACACATGCTCTCAAGAAAACTCTTTTGATAATGGGATGGATAGGTGTAAAAGTTCTCCCGGtgtcatttcatttgaaaacatggACAGTACAGAGGAATCTGACCAACATGAAGCCATGAAAGGCACTGACGTATGTTTGTCTGAACAGATAGAAGTGGACGGAAATCATGATGAGTTAGAAAATCTGGAAATGTCACAAGGTGGCAGCACTGAAAAAGTAGTATCAGAGAGCATCAGCAAGGAAAATGAAAGTTCTCCTCAGCTGCAGAGAATGAGATCTGTGGCATTTGGTGAGGAAGAAAGTCTGAATGAAAGCATTGATGAGGACAGTGATGGAAGGCTATTCATAGATACAGAGATAGAGTCAGGGGATGCAGATGATGAAGATTTGTCCAGAAGGGGGGAAAAACAGTATACTGATTCTCCACTAGCGGCAAGAAAGTTACCAGGTCAACAGATCAGAGAATCTCCACTGGCGGCTGAAAAAATACCAAGTCAACAG GTCACAGAATCTCCACTGGCGGCTGAAAAAATACCAAGTCAACAGGTCACAGAATCTCCACTGGCGGCTGAAAAAATACCAAGTCAACAGATCACAGAATCTCCACTGGCGGCTGAAAAAATACCAAGTAAACTGAACAGAAAAACTCCACTGGAAGCCGAAATTTTACCAAGTCAACAGATCAGAGAGCGTCCACTGGCAGTAGAAAAAATACaaagtttacagaaagacaTCCCAGGGTCAGTGTCTACAGAGCATTCCGGAATGGAGGTATTAACTACAGAAAATTCTGGCATGTTAATTTCAGACAAAGATGCGATGTTACAAAGTGTGAGTCAGAATTCAAGCAGATCTGAACCATCGAGAACAACAGGGAGCCAGATGGAGGTGAGTGAAACCAGTGATACAGAGATAACTGATGGAGGCCCTACAATCACCACCACGCGGACTCCAATGGGAGCTGTCATCAAAGTCGAGCAGATTGATGAGGGATATAGTGATTCACAGACAGGAGATATTCTTGATATACTTCATAAATCTAAAAGAGCATCCACTCAGGGCACTGAACAACAGAAGCGTAAACTTGATGATATGAATGATAAAGATGCTGTGCAGCCATTGTCCTTTAATGCAAAAGACATTGCAAAAAGAGTGAAAAAAGAACCAGTAGATATTTTTGAATCCCCGAAGTCAAATTGTTCTATGAATGTTTCACCTGTAACAGGTTTTTTACCAGGCTCATCGTTCAGGCCCCGGGGACCTACAACAGGGGTCGTCAGCAATAGTTTGCTTCAACTCAGTAAACAGGTAGACAGCATCACAACACAACAAAACCAACAGACAGCTCCATCTTTATGTGCTGTCAGTTCCGCTGCTCATCTTCAACCACCATCCCCTCTTTTGCGTCATCAGCTGAACTCAGGGATAAGATTTCCACCAAGGGTTTCTCGTATATCTATTCCTTTTGTAAGGGCACAGAGGCCAGCAATTACACAGTCTGAACCTAGGATGAGGCCGTCCATTTCCCGAGCACTAAGCAACTCCTCAACAACTGTAAGCAATGCAGGGAGAGCAACACAGGGTCAGTCAGTCATGCTCACCCCACAGACTAAAACAGTGCCTTCTCTGATGAACTCCACATCCACTTTCAGATACAGACTTGTTCCACATGCTGGAGGTCAGAGTTTAGTGACTGTACCCAGTGTTACCAAACCAGCAACCACTGTTTCTTCTGCAAGTAGTAGTAAGGTTCCATCCACTCCCTCGAATGAAGCCATGTCTTCATGTTCTATCAACATTGACACAGTGGGAATGCAGACCATTACAGAACTGATTGCACGGAAAAATCCATTGCCAAACTACAAAATTACACCAGCTCCATCAGAAATAAAAGTTAATAATTCTGTGTTTACATGCTATGAGTGTGGAGATACATTTCGATTTTCCACAAGCTTGGAGACCCATCGTGGAAGATGCAGCATGAAAATAACTTACAAATGTGAGGAATGCAaaagtatgaaaatattttttaacaaatgtcAGTTTTTAAGTCATTTGAGAGGTCATTTGAACATCGAAAAAACACAGGCGGTCCCAATTCACATCAAATCAGATTCAATCTCTATTGAGCCATTGTCTAAATCTCACCAGCAAGTGTTCTTTCAGAAGTTCTCAGTTTCCAAAAAGACAAATAACCAAAAAGCCAGTAggagatgtgcagagtgtggAACTACCTGTAGTCAAGCagaatttgaaaaacatttccTTGGAGACAAAAAGGCAATTGGAGGTTTAGCTGGTGGAAAATGGAGATGTGTTCATTGCAAACTTTATTTTCCCTCCATTTGTGCACAGAGGGCTCATGCTAGGTTACACAAGGAGGAAGAGCTGGACAAAAAGTTCACTTGTCCCGAGTGTGGGATTGACCAATCAGGACTTATGGTTGGAGACCAGCAGTTTGATAATTATGAGGAAAAGCTTAGTTTTCATGTCATTAATGTGTGCTTTCATTTGGATAAAACTGATGTCATAGTTTGTTCAAAGTGTAGTGCAGAGTTCACCAGTATGAAAGAATTCAGACATCATTACTTTAAAAAGTTAgaacaatatttcaaatgtaaTGTTTGCCCTATGGCATTCAGGCAGCAAGAGTCATTCACAAAACACTTAAACTCACAGCACAGTGATCATGAGATTGTGAGTTTGTCTCCTGCTAAGAAAAAGATGGATGTCTTCAAAGTGATTTACAGATGCCATGTTTGTGACAGTTTGATAGATGATAGATTTGTATTGGACAATCATTTACAACAGCATGCCACAGTTACCAAATCTGTCTACAAATGCAAGGAATGTTCAAGAACTTTTCAAAAGGGAGAAGAGATGTCAAATCATTTCAAGGCAGAGCATGCTGACAAGACAAAACTAAAGCTGTGCAAAAAATGTAACAAAACTTTTGAAACTTGGAAAGAGTTACTTAGTCACACATTAAAGGACGTCCATGCCACCCCACCTGATAATTCCTTCCATTATTGTGGAACCTGTGGATTTTTCTATGATCCAACAGAAGCTGAGGGAGGACATATTTGTATGAGTCAGAAGACCGGGAAACTGGTTGTCAACAAGTTCCTAAGTGGATGTCGAATCTGCAATGAGCGAAAATTTTATAATGCTACTGCATTGAGGATTCATCTGCAAGCGCACCAAGATAGGGGATACCTGGTGTGTAAGTATTGCCAAAGCGGTGGATTTTCTTCTAAAGAggaaatgaaaattcatgaaagCATCTGCAATGATGGAAAATCCCATATTAAACCAAATATTTTGAGACACAAGAAAAGTGCGGCTTCCTCCTCTTCTAAAGATGTCAAGAAAATGGTAAATGATGTGAAGCCAGTGAATCCTCAGCTATCCTTCCCTTGTATGGATTGTGATGAACAATTCACCTCCAAGGCTGACCTTGGTAATCATCAGAAAGAGGCGCATAGTAATCTGTACCCGTGTCATCTCTGTGGCTTGACATATGAATCTCAGCAGAGTTTACGCAAGCATCTTCGGGTGACCCATGAAGGTAAGACCCATGTGTATCCCTGTGTAATCTGCAGGAAGAGGGGTATAAGGAGGATCTTCACAAATGTTTTAGTTCTGGAGAAACACTTAGCTACCAAACACAGAGTTAGTAAGAATCAGATGAGTTCTAGCATTGTGAATGAGTTTGCGgcagaaaatgaaattttgaatccACCACCTAAATCAATAAAATCCCCATCAGAGTCAACAGAGTTAATTAAAGAAATAGATTCGCCAGTCAAACGTTTACATATAGAAGGAGACCAAGTCTTCAACTGTGCAAAATGTAGATTTAGATGCGAGAACAGAACGGGGTTCCTTGATCATCTGAAGGTCCATAAGATAGACAATTCCGTTCAGTGTTTGGAATGCGGACTATGCTTTGCCATTATTCCCTCGCTTAAAAAACATCTGTTCATGGTTCATAAAGTGAAGGACTTTGAGGAATACTGCCAGAAGGAGGGGATCCGAATAAAGGATGAAATTGTAGAGGAGGAGCTGGAGGAGACGTCCTACACAAGCCTGGCAGAGGAGTCGGACCCCGAGGACCACGATCGAGACCCATTGGAGTGCCGAGTCTGTTATCGGGTTTTTGAAGATGACAACAAGCTGCGCTCTCACATGAGAAGTCATGGAATGGCTTTTATCAGAAACAAGAGGAGGGAGAGAGCTGTGCAGAGGTCCAGGCAGTCGGCATCAACCTCCAGTGTGAAAAGTGAAACTGCAAGTGAAAATAGCAATGCTTCATCCTCAGATGCAAAGTGA